One genomic segment of Brassica napus cultivar Da-Ae chromosome A3, Da-Ae, whole genome shotgun sequence includes these proteins:
- the LOC106444473 gene encoding potassium transporter 9-like yields MAGRVEASLTEGESTIEERDREAMREFEEGLDQPMDEEANMLKNMNKEKGLSMLMLLRLSFQSLGIVYGDLGTSPLYVFYNTFPNGIDDSEDVIGALSLIIYSLLLIPLIKYVLIVCKANDNGQGGTLAIYSLLCRHANVNLIPNQQRSDEDLSTYSRTLVAEGSFAAKTKKWLESRHSKKRSLLVIVLLGTCMMIGDSILTPAISVLSATGGIKVNNPKMSSDIAVFVSVVILIGLFSMQHYGTDKVGWLFAPIVLIWFLFIGATGSQLSLLLDVPLLIAYQPSKIYLALTPTR; encoded by the exons ATGGCGGGAAGGGTAGAAGCTTCTCTTACAGAAGGAGAAAGCACCATTGAAGAAAGAGACAGAGAAGCTATGAGGGAATTTGAGGAGGGACTCGATCAACCCATGGACGAAGAAGCTAATATGCTCAAGAATATGAACAAAGAAAAG GGCTTGTCGATGTTGATGCTACTGAGACTATCATTCCAAAGTTTAGGGATAGTTTATGGCGATCTAGGGACTTCTCCATTGTATGTGTTCTACAATACATTCCCTAATGGAATTGATGATAGTGAAGATGTGATTGGAGCTCTTTCTTTGATCATTTACTCTCTTCTGCTTATACCTCTCATCAAGTATGTGTTAATTGTATGCAAAGCTAATGATAACGGTCAAG GTGGGACTTTAGCTATATACTCATTGCTTTGTAGACATGCTAACGTGAATCTCATCCCGAATCAGCAACGCAGCGATGAGGATCTGAGTACTTATAGTCGAACTTTAGTAGCTGAAGGGTCCTTTGCTGCCAAAACAAAGAAATGGTTGGAGAGTAGACATTCAAAGAAGAGATCCCTTCTTGTCATTGTTCTTTTAGGGACATGTATGATGATAGGTGATAGTATCTTAACCCCAGCCATCTCTG TTCTTTCAGCTACTGGTGGAATCAAGGTCAACAATCCAAAGATGAGCAGCG ACATCGCCGTGTTTGTGTCTGTTGTCATTTTAATTGGACTGTTCAGTATGCAACACTATGGTACAGACAAGGTCGGATGGCTCTTTGCACCTATCGTTCTTATTTGGTTCCTCTTCATTGGAGCCACTG GCAGccagctctcactcctactggATGTCCCACTCCTCATCGCATATCAACCTTCTAAAATCTACctagctctcactcctactagGTAG
- the LOC125607301 gene encoding potassium transporter 9-like, with protein sequence MLGTAVVIVMLVTTLLMVLTMLVVWRCHWILVLIFALLSLVVELSYFSAVLLKINEGGWVPLIIAAFSLLVMFVWNYVTVKKYEFEVHSRVSMSWILGLGPSLGLVRVPGIGLVHTELASGVPHIFSHFITNLPAIHSVVVFVCVKNLLVYTVPEEERFLVKRIGPKTFRMFRCVARYCPFFLSVL encoded by the coding sequence ATGTTAGGGACTGCGGTTGTGATCGTGATGCTTGTGACCACATTACTGATGGTCCTGACCATGCTTGTCGTGTGGCGGTGCCACTGGATCCTTGTCCTTATATTCGCCCTTCTCTCGCTCGTGGTGGAACTGTCATATTTTTCGGCTGTGCTCTTAAAGATTAATGAAGGAGGCTGGGTTCCGCTCATCATAGCAGCATTCTCTCTTTTGGTAATGTTTGTTTGGAATTACGTAACAGTCAAGAAGTATGAGTTTGAAGTGCACAGTAGAGTTTCCATGAGTTGGATCCTCGGTCTCGGTCCTAGCCTTGGGCTTGTACGTGTCCCCGGGATCGGGTTGGTCCACACTGAACTAGCGAGTGGTGTCCCTCACATCTTCTCTCATTTCATCACTAACCTTCCCGCAATTCACTCTGTCGTAGTCTTTGTCTGCGTCAAGAACCTTCTGGTATACACCGTCCCTGAAGAAGAGAGGTTTCTTGTCAAAAGAATCGGACCAAAGACATTCCGAATGTTTCGGTGCGTAGCCAGGTACTGTCCTTTCTTCTTATCTGTTCTTTAG